Below is a window of Nocardia asteroides DNA.
CCAGCGGTACCGCGCAGGAAGTTCGGTCGTCTAACGGTCCACGCCGACTAGACTGGCCCGATGGCCGGCGACGACCCGGAGACCGCCCCGCTCGCGGCGCCCGACGCCACCAGCGTGCCCGCTCTCGACGCGTTGATCTCCACCTGCCGCGCCTGCCCGCGGCTCGTGGCCTGGCGCGAGGAAGTCGCCCGGGTCAAACGCCCGGCCTACCGGCACGAGGAATACTGGGGCCGCCCGGTGCCCGGCTTCGGTCCCGACGACGCCGAGATCCTCGTCGTCGGCCTCGCGCCCGCCGCCAACGGCGGCAATCGCACCGGCCGCATGTTCACCGGCGACCGCAGCGGCGACGTCCTGTTCGCGGCTCTGCACGCCGTCGGCCTCGCGACCGGCGCACACCCCGTCAGCAGGGACGACGGCATCGAACTCCGCGACATCCGGCTCACCGCGCCCGTGCACTGCGCGCCCCCGGAGAACAAGCCGACCAGCGAGGAACGGCATCGCTGCGCGCCGTACCTGAGCCGGGAACTCGAACTCATGGCGCCGACGGTGCGGGTGATCGTGGTGCTCGGCGGCTTCGGCTGGCAGGCGCTGTTCACCGTCCTCACCGCCGGCGGCTGGCAGATCCCCCGCCCCCGGCCCCGCTTCGGACACGGTGCGCAGGTGGCGCTCTCCCATCCCGACGGCCGGTCCATCACCGTCCTGGGCTGCTACCACGTGAGCCCGCACAACACCTTCACCGGCCGACTCACCCCGGCCATGCTCGAAGACGTCTTCCGCACCGCGCAGACGATCGCCGGATCCGCGCGCACGCCCACCTAGGATTCGGCCCGTGCTGACGGTGTACACGATCGGCCACTCCACCAGGACCGCGAACGAATTCGTGGACCTGCTCCAGACGTACGGCATCACCCAGCTCGCCGACATCAGGACGGTGCCGCGCTCCCGGCACAATCCGCAGTTCGGCCGCGAGCAGCTCCCCGCCACCCTGGACGCGGCGGGCATCCGCTACATCTACCTCGCCGCACTCGGCGGCCTCCGGCACGGCAACCGCACCGACCTCGACAGCGGCTGGCGCAACGCCTCCTTCCGCGCCTACGCCGACTACATGCAGACACCCGAGTTCACCGCGGGCATCGACGAACTCGTCGACCTGGCCCGCACGGCACCCACCGCTGTCATGTGCGCCGAAGCCGTCCCCTGGCGCTGCCACCGTTCCCTGGTCGGCGACGCACTCCTGATCCGGGGCATCCGCGTCCGCGACATCATGTCCCCCACCCGTGCCCCGGATCACCAGCTCACGAAGTTCGCCCACGTCGAGGGAATGACCATCACCTACCCGGCCGACCCCCCGTTCTCCTGAGCTGTTCTTTTGATGGTGACTTTGCGGTGAGGGCCATCATAGATATGTAGGGAGATTACATCGATAGATGCGCATATCTACGTACGCACATGTTATTGATGACTCTTGCCAGTCTCTCCCGAACTCTTCCTTCCGCCATGCTTATCGAGATGAGGCGACTGGACCTCCCCTTCGAGAACCCTTGCCCCGCGCGCCCAGCGCACTCCCCTACCCCGGCAGGCGGTGCGCCATTGCATGGTGTGCACGCAATGGCGCGACGCCCCGCTCCCCCGCGACGCCCGCGCTCAGGACACCCGAACTCCCGCGGACTTCGTGATCCCCTGTGCGATCGACGCCGTGAGACGCTTGGTCACCGGGCCGGCCAGGCTGAGGACCGGTCGTAGCGCGGGCCCGCCCTCGACGGCGAACGTCCAGGTGAGCCGGGTGCCCGAGGCGGTTTCGGCGAGGGCGAGGTCCTCGGCGAACCGGCGCAGTCCGGGAATCGAGGCGGCGTCGACGGTGAAGGTCATGCGGCGCTGTTCGTCCCAGCGATAGAAACGTTCGGTCAGCGCGGCCACGCCCGCGAGGGTGACCACCCGGGTGGCGCCCACGCCGTGCGGGCGCGGCGAGAGCCACCGCATCCCGGTCACCGCCGACGACCACGACACCAGGGCGTCGTCAGCGGTCAGCGCGGCCCACACCGCGGCCGGTGGCGCGGCGATATCCACCACGTGGACATAGCGATTCGGTGCCGTGGCGAGGAAGGCGTCGTCGGATTCGAGCAGGGCGAAGGACGGTGACATCGAATTCTCTCTCTGAGGATGAA
It encodes the following:
- a CDS encoding uracil-DNA glycosylase, with the protein product MAGDDPETAPLAAPDATSVPALDALISTCRACPRLVAWREEVARVKRPAYRHEEYWGRPVPGFGPDDAEILVVGLAPAANGGNRTGRMFTGDRSGDVLFAALHAVGLATGAHPVSRDDGIELRDIRLTAPVHCAPPENKPTSEERHRCAPYLSRELELMAPTVRVIVVLGGFGWQALFTVLTAGGWQIPRPRPRFGHGAQVALSHPDGRSITVLGCYHVSPHNTFTGRLTPAMLEDVFRTAQTIAGSARTPT
- a CDS encoding DUF488 domain-containing protein, whose translation is MLTVYTIGHSTRTANEFVDLLQTYGITQLADIRTVPRSRHNPQFGREQLPATLDAAGIRYIYLAALGGLRHGNRTDLDSGWRNASFRAYADYMQTPEFTAGIDELVDLARTAPTAVMCAEAVPWRCHRSLVGDALLIRGIRVRDIMSPTRAPDHQLTKFAHVEGMTITYPADPPFS
- a CDS encoding SRPBCC family protein produces the protein MSPSFALLESDDAFLATAPNRYVHVVDIAAPPAAVWAALTADDALVSWSSAVTGMRWLSPRPHGVGATRVVTLAGVAALTERFYRWDEQRRMTFTVDAASIPGLRRFAEDLALAETASGTRLTWTFAVEGGPALRPVLSLAGPVTKRLTASIAQGITKSAGVRVS